TTAAGTTTGTCTTGGAGGCAACTCTCTTGAGCAGATTGTGGACTGGAGTTTTGGCTGGCTGTGTTGCTTATCAAGAGCGCAGATCCGTATTGGGGTATCGTCGTATTGATTCGATCAAATTTGATTTATCTATGCCTAAATCTCTGAATTGCGAAGTTGAAGATGGTTGTGTTCAATGTTTAAACAAAATGGAAGAAGATGATTGTGCACTTGAAGATGGGGTATGAATACCCAAATCTCGCCGCTCAAATTTCACTCGCACGAAGAATCTACACCACAAAATTGAAAGAAGGGAGAGAGGGGTAAAGGGTTTAGCCGGTCATCAATTGTGTACCATTAATTCAAATGACATGCTAATCGTACGGTTGAAAATGCATTCAGCCTCTAAAAACCCAATCACGTGCCATGCACGGCCTGTCGCTGCATACTAGAATTTTACCCCTTCTTTATTTAATAAAAATACCCTTAACTTGAAGAAACCCAGAAGTCGACCTCCCCTCACCATCTATAACCTCTCACAGTAACCATTTCCACAACCTTGCTTTTATGAAACGCGGCGAGAATTTCGTTCCCGACGGCGAGTCCGTTGATATTGGTGGGCGGAGAAAATTCGGTTAACGAGAGGATGTCAGCAGCGGGGAGCTTGAAGAGCAGGTACTGTGCAATGCTCTTGGTTTGTTGCTTTTGGTCTGTTTTGGTTTGTTGATCTTGGTTTTCATTCCAGTGTGCAATGGCCGTAACTGATCTGCCTGAAGATGTGATGGTGAATATTCTGAGTTGGCTACCCGTGAAATCACTGATCCGATTCACCTCCGTTTCGAAGCGATGGCGTCATATTGTCCGGCATCGCAATTCAACGCAGCTCGTCAGCGGGAAACCCTCGGTCGCCGACTCATATTCTCCGATGCCCCTCAACTCGAATCCCTAGACTTGGCTGATACTGCGTCGTTTGGACACCCTTCTGAGTCTCCCTTTCGAGTCACGGGGAGACAGTGAAGTCATTCTAATGGGCTCCTGCAATGGTTTGGTGTTTGTAAGCTTTGCTACTTGCCACTTTTACATCTGGAACCCAGCAATCCGGTTTTGCACGGAGTTGCCTGAGCCAGGCTCGATTTTCATGGTGCTGGCTATTTGTCTGCCTCGGACGACTACAGAGTTCTCGCAGCCACATATGTCGTTCTAGATACTAACATTAAGATGTTCTCCTCCAGAGCTCAGGTTTGGAAAACAATCGAAAACCCTTTTCCTGTCCAATACCCTTTTCATCAACCAATCTTATGTCATCGGGGTAGGGGTACTCTTTTGAACGAGGCACTTTTTACTGGGTCGAAAAAGCCAAGTGAGTTATTGATGTTCTGCGGGAACAAAAGCCAAGTTATATATGTGTCAACTTTTTACTTGGATCCTCTGGTCATATATCATATTGCTCTTATTTGATACATGTCATAATGCAAAAAGAGAATGAACCAAACCGTTTTGGTTCTTATTGTTGTAGGAGCTCTGTGCTTAAGAACTGATTTTCCTTTGTGTGAACCCCAACTTTATCCGTGTTGTGTGTACTCCGTCATAGTTTGTAGGGGTTTTCATATGTATTGTGATCTACTAGGTGGACTCAGGTGAGGAGGATTGGTGATAAACAACAAAATTGGTGTGAACAGTCTTTAGAGCAATTGGTTTGACATGAATGAATTGAAAGAGAGTCTAGTTTGGCTTCATGATTATCAGGGTCGGTGGAAAAGAACTGTTCTGAATCCAATTCCTGTTTTTAACTTTTCATTTGCAGTCTGCTCTCATGCCTTTTGAAGATCATTTTAACTTTCCAATTCCTGGTTAAGTTTTTGCGTTCACAGTGTGTAACTGTATGACAATGATACGTTATATGAGTATTTATTTCATCTGCTATGATTCACTTCGTTGAACATCTTATATCGTGTGAAGAGAATTAGATTGTGGTATTGTGTGTTGGTGCAACTTTATATATTTCAGTTTGTTTTTCATTCTGGAGGTCTCTTTTGACTAGCTAGGCTATATGATTGATCAAGTGTTTGATCCATTTTATTCTGTTAATAATTTTTTATTTTGATATAATTGAATACCAGAGAATACAAAAGAATTTCTTAATTACTGTTCTCCCTGATTGTGCTTATACGTGAAGAGTTTATGTTAAAGCAAAGTCAGTTGGACCATCTTCATTTTATAAAAAGAATGACCCCAAGTTATTTTGTCTCTCCAAAATATCATACCAGACACTAGTTTTGGTCTCTGTGGAAATGATAATATTTCGGTTTTCATAGTGTTTTGGCTTCTTGATCTCAATTTAATTTTACAGCTACCTTTGCATGATAGTTTTGCTATGCCATAGGTTTTCATGCTTCTGCGTGCAATCTTTAGCAATTGAAATGTGCAATCAATAGTTTCGGTTGGTTGAATATGCATGCAAGTTTACAACCCAAAAAATGAGGAAAGTAACCTTCCCAGTTCCCACCCTTGAAAGACAATGCAAAGCATAACTTGAATGAAATTGCAAGCGAGGTTATGTCACAGACACTTCACACTTCTCAAGGAACTATAAAGCCAAAACTCTGCCAGAGATCAAATAACACAATCCATATTCATCCCTGTAAACTGAAATAGTTCTGAAACACTCCGCCTATATCCACATTCAGATTGCTTGCAATTTATGGAGAAGCAAAACAAGAGGTTGGCTGTTTTGGTAGGCTGCAACTACCCCAACACCCGGAACGAGCTCCATGGTTGCATAAATGATGTACTCACCATGCGCGACACGCTGGTGAGTCGGTTTGGGTTTGATCCTAACCACATTGAGCTACTGACTGATGATGGATCTGCATCAGTCTTGCCAACAGGTGCAAACATTAAGAAGGCACTTGATGCAATGGTTGACCAGGCTGAACCAGGGGATGTGCTCTACTTTCACTACAGTGGACATGGAACAAGGATTCCATCATTGAAACCAGGCAGGCCTTTCAGGCAGGATGAGGCAATTGTGCCTTGTGATTTCAATCTCATCACCGGTGAGTGTGTGTTTAACCAGTTTATCCTTGTTACCAAGTTAACATTTTACTTTAATTGGTAATTAACTTCTTTGTGTAGATGTGGATTTCAGACAATTAGTAAACCGCTTACCAAAGGGAGCAAGCTTTACAATACTGTCGGATTCATGCCACAGTGGAGGCCTCATTGACAAAGAGAAAGAGCAGATTGGACCTTCTCATGTCACATCTGAAATTAGTGACACGTTATCCGGTTCCTGTAATAAGACCAAGGCAATTCCTTTCGAGTCCATATTGGAGCACCTCACCTCATTAACTGGCATAAGCACATCTGACATTGCAACTCACTTTCTAGAGTTGTTTGCAGCCGACGCCAGCCTCAAGTTTCGCTTACCTCTACTCGATCTCAACTTCTTCGAGTCGTTGAAGCCGGATGAGGGGATTCTTCTGAGTGGGTGTCAAGCCAATGAGACATCAGCCGACATGATGAACCCGGTTATGACCGGTGGAAAGGC
The window above is part of the Fragaria vesca subsp. vesca linkage group LG2, FraVesHawaii_1.0, whole genome shotgun sequence genome. Proteins encoded here:
- the LOC101313671 gene encoding putative F-box protein At1g19160-like, coding for MAVTDLPEDVMVNILSWLPVKSLIRFTSVSKRWRHIVRHRNSTQLVSGKPSVADSYSPMPLNSNP
- the LOC101313380 gene encoding metacaspase-9-like; translated protein: MEKQNKRLAVLVGCNYPNTRNELHGCINDVLTMRDTLVSRFGFDPNHIELLTDDGSASVLPTGANIKKALDAMVDQAEPGDVLYFHYSGHGTRIPSLKPGRPFRQDEAIVPCDFNLITDVDFRQLVNRLPKGASFTILSDSCHSGGLIDKEKEQIGPSHVTSEISDTLSGSCNKTKAIPFESILEHLTSLTGISTSDIATHFLELFAADASLKFRLPLLDLNFFESLKPDEGILLSGCQANETSADMMNPVMTGGKACGAFSNAIEMVLRKHEAPLSNREVVMLARVFLQEQGIEQHPCLYCNDENANATFLYQPAAHQNSSS